Part of the Spinacia oleracea cultivar Varoflay chromosome 5, BTI_SOV_V1, whole genome shotgun sequence genome, GTCACGATACACTTAGCTTAGTTTCATGGTACAGGGTAAGACATATTTTGTGTCACGATACATTTAGCTTAGTTTTATGGTACGGAGTAAGACATATTTGTTTCTGTCACGATACACTTAGCTTAGTTTTATGGTACGGAGTAAGAGATATTTGTTTCTGTCACGATACATTTAGCTTGAATCTTATGAGACGACTTTTATTGAGAAATGACGTGACAATAATTCGGCTTTGGTTATGTAGGCTCTCGGCTGAGAAGCATAAAGGAAATAAGATGTTGGGTTGGCGTGAAATGGTTGATGGCAAGGTGTGTAACATTTCATAGAAGTGCATAATTTGATggatttattacttattagtgCCTTGTATACTAATTGTTTTGGGTGAAAATGTTAATTAGTGGGGGCCTTATATCTGGAAAACATACAAGGATGTCCATGATGAAGTTCTTCACATTGGTTCTGCTTTAAGAGCATGTGGAGCTCATCCTGTAAGCTAGCAAATCTATATACTTCATATATTAATTTGACTTAATTTTACATGAAAAGTTCAACATTCTTGATTACAATTGTACTTTTTTGGTATAGGGTGCAAAGATAGGAATATATGGTGCTAATTGTCCTCAATGGATTATGGCTATGGAGGTTTGTTGTATATATAACAAAAAAGAATTTCCTTACAGTTTTCAGTAGTTTGTTTATGAGTATTATATTTGTAACTAAATGATTTCATATGTGTATGTATAGGCTTGTAATGCTCACAGTTTGATATGTGTTCCTCTCTATGATACCTTAGGTAACAACTCTTCTTTTACTCGAATATAGTTTCTTGAAAGATTACACAATTGATCATGCTGAAATTAAAGTATTGTTATGGTCATTAAATCAGGTGCTGGTGCTATTGATTACATAATTGATCATGCTGAAATTGATTatgtttttgtccatcccctTAAAGTTAAAGAAGTAAGTACATCTTCCTCCTATACTCATATGTGTTTGTTCTTTGTTTAGAGGTTAAATTTCATATGTTGCCTGTGTTTTCTGTACAGTTACTCAACCCTGATTGTTCCTCCACTAAACGGCTAAAATGTGAGGATGCATTCTTCTAACTCTGGATTAATTTGTCTGTTTAAACGAAATGAAACACGTTAACCAATTAACATGTTGGATTTAATATGACATTGCAGCGATTATTTGTTTTACATCATTCACTGAGGAAGCAATTCAGGAGGCTGGTAATGCAGGGATAGAGGCGTACTCATGGAATCAGTTCCTTCATATGGTCAGATTATATGTACTAGAACCTTGTTTTTCACCTGTGTTCTTAATTTTCAGCTGTTCTGATTATTTTTCTTGTGTTTAAATAGGGCAAGGAAAATCCATCAGAAACAGCTCCTCCACAACCAATCAATATTTGTACAATAATGTACACAAGTGGCACGTGTGGAGATCCGAAAGGTGTTGTTCTAACACATGAAAACATGGCAATGTTTATAAGTGGAATGAACGTTTTCATGGACCAATTTGAAGACAAGGTAACCAACCCAACAATGCTATTACTGGAATATTTGCTACTTTATCATATAAATGGAGTAATTAACTATGTATCTTGAACAGATGACGGTTGATGATGTGTATCTATCATTCCTTCCTTTGGCTCATATATTAGATCGCGTAATAGAAGAGTATTTTTTCCATAAGGGTGCTTCTGTTGGCTTCTTTCATGGGGTATTTTCCTGTTTTTTCATACAATATGAAAAGATTTTCTGCTATAATATTGCACTTTTTCtgattgttgttgatttgtGCAATGAAGAATGTAAAAGAAATCAGTGAAGATCTAATGGAGTTAAAGCCAACTTTTTTCGCTGGTGTACCTAAAGTTTTTGACCGTGTATATGAAGGCATGTCCTTAATTATACTTTGTCTTCTCTGTAAAGTTACCAATGTATTTCTGCTAATAGTGTGTTTATCAGGCATACAGAAGGCTATTGAAGATCTTATTCCTCGAAGGAGGAAGATTTTTCACCTTCTTTACAAATAGTAAGCTGTTCATATTTTAGCTTCCTGTCAAAAGTTTCAAAAAATAACATGTGATGAGAGAATAAGAAACTCATAAATTACAGTACTAAATCTTTATCTTTGTTGAAATGCAGCAAATTATTCTGGATGAATCGAGGGTACGTCAACAAGCATGCATCCCCTTTAGCCGATTTCCTAGCTTTCAGGAAGGTTATTACCTAACTTTGATCTCTATTTCACATTCTAATCTTATTTGTGTTTCAACTTTGATCTTCAGAAAACTCTCCATCATGTTATTACAGTGCTTCATGTGTTTTAACCTGAAAACAGCTGTATTTATAGTTAATTGTGATACTAAATTACTAATTATAATGCTGCCTTGCTCATAGTGCAATGTTTACACTAAATTTAGGTAAAGAATAAGTTAGGTGGTAGAGTTCGGCTAATGGTATCAGGAGCTGCACCTTGGAGCGAAGAAGTGGAGGAGTTTTTGCGCGTTACTTGCTGTTGCTATGTACTTCAAGGCTATGGTAAAATGAAGTTTTTGTGCAAATTTCATTTTCAGTTTTTGTACCAATCAGATTCCTGGTTTTTTTTTGTGCAGGATTGACAGAAACCTGTGGATTGTCCACAATTTGCTTCCCTGATGAAATGTCGATGGTAGGAGCTGTCGGTGTTCCATCTTTATACACAGAATTGCGCCTTGAAGAGGTTCCAGAGATGGGTTACCACCCATTTTCTGACCCGCCACGCGGGGAGATATGCTTGAGGGGCAAAACACTGTTTTCAGGATACTACAAAAACCCCGAGTTAACAACCGAATCTATCAGAGATGGATGGTTTCATTCAGGTTAAGACtctgttctattcgacttatctgaacttatattatctgaacttaactgagcttattttgtctaaaataagtcaaaataagtcggaACAGAACAAAGTTCAGATATTGGCAAAGTTCATTTCTTATTATAAACTTTGTCTAAAATAAGTCTCTTGTTGGTTCCTGTTTATGTCAAAGTTCATTTCCTATTATACAACGCTTGATTATTTCCTTTGATGTTTGCAGGTGATATTGGAGAGATGCTTCCTAATGGAGCAATAAAGATCATTGATAGAAAAAAGAATCTGATAAAACTCTCACAAGGAGAGTATGTCGCGCTTGAGTATTTAGAGAAAGTATACATTATTACTCCCATTATCGAAGATGTAAAACCTCTGCCTTTGTACTTATTAGTGTGATTTATGTAGTTTCTGTTCATTACAATTAAGAATCTAAGCTAACATTTTGGTTTCCTTTTGAAGATTTGGGTGTATGGAGACAGTTTCAAATCGATGTTGGTTGCTGTTGTGGTGCCAAATGAAGAAAACACCAAGAAATGGGCTGATCAAAATGGATATAAAGGCACATTCACTGACT contains:
- the LOC110776533 gene encoding long chain acyl-CoA synthetase 1 isoform X3, giving the protein MKKFSAQIGSGRDGHDGNPAVGPIYRNLLSKNEFPPPHPDLSTAWDSFRLSAEKHKGNKMLGWREMVDGKWGPYIWKTYKDVHDEVLHIGSALRACGAHPGAKIGIYGANCPQWIMAMEACNAHSLICVPLYDTLGAGAIDYIIDHAEIDYVFVHPLKVKELLNPDCSSTKRLKSIICFTSFTEEAIQEAGNAGIEAYSWNQFLHMGKENPSETAPPQPINICTIMYTSGTCGDPKGVVLTHENMAMFISGMNVFMDQFEDKMTVDDVYLSFLPLAHILDRVIEEYFFHKGASVGFFHGNVKEISEDLMELKPTFFAGVPKVFDRVYEGMSLIILCLLCKVTNVFLLIVCLSGIQKAIEDLIPRRRKIFHLLYKYKLFWMNRGYVNKHASPLADFLAFRKVKNKLGGRVRLMVSGAAPWSEEVEEFLRVTCCCYVLQGYGLTETCGLSTICFPDEMSMVGAVGVPSLYTELRLEEVPEMGYHPFSDPPRGEICLRGKTLFSGYYKNPELTTESIRDGWFHSGDIGEMLPNGAIKIIDRKKNLIKLSQGEYVALEYLEKVYIITPIIEDIWVYGDSFKSMLVAVVVPNEENTKKWADQNGYKGTFTDLCSLKELRTHIFSELTIAGERNKLRGFEQVKGIVLEPQTFELIPGLLTPTMKKRRDKMLKHYQEEIDDLYCNLAKWK
- the LOC110776533 gene encoding long chain acyl-CoA synthetase 1 isoform X1, with the protein product MVYVFTFSNNITMKKFSAQIGSGRDGHDGNPAVGPIYRNLLSKNEFPPPHPDLSTAWDSFRLSAEKHKGNKMLGWREMVDGKWGPYIWKTYKDVHDEVLHIGSALRACGAHPGAKIGIYGANCPQWIMAMEACNAHSLICVPLYDTLGAGAIDYIIDHAEIDYVFVHPLKVKELLNPDCSSTKRLKSIICFTSFTEEAIQEAGNAGIEAYSWNQFLHMGKENPSETAPPQPINICTIMYTSGTCGDPKGVVLTHENMAMFISGMNVFMDQFEDKMTVDDVYLSFLPLAHILDRVIEEYFFHKGASVGFFHGNVKEISEDLMELKPTFFAGVPKVFDRVYEGMSLIILCLLCKVTNVFLLIVCLSGIQKAIEDLIPRRRKIFHLLYKYKLFWMNRGYVNKHASPLADFLAFRKVKNKLGGRVRLMVSGAAPWSEEVEEFLRVTCCCYVLQGYGLTETCGLSTICFPDEMSMVGAVGVPSLYTELRLEEVPEMGYHPFSDPPRGEICLRGKTLFSGYYKNPELTTESIRDGWFHSGDIGEMLPNGAIKIIDRKKNLIKLSQGEYVALEYLEKVYIITPIIEDIWVYGDSFKSMLVAVVVPNEENTKKWADQNGYKGTFTDLCSLKELRTHIFSELTIAGERNKLRGFEQVKGIVLEPQTFELIPGLLTPTMKKRRDKMLKHYQEEIDDLYCNLAKWK
- the LOC110776533 gene encoding long chain acyl-CoA synthetase 1 isoform X2; amino-acid sequence: MVYVFTFSNNITMKKFSAQIGSGRDGHDGNPAVGPIYRNLLSKNEFPPPHPDLSTAWDSFRLSAEKHKGNKMLGWREMVDGKWGPYIWKTYKDVHDEVLHIGSALRACGAHPGAKIGIYGANCPQWIMAMEACNAHSLICVPLYDTLGAGAIDYIIDHAEIDYVFVHPLKVKELLNPDCSSTKRLKSIICFTSFTEEAIQEAGNAGIEAYSWNQFLHMGKENPSETAPPQPINICTIMYTSGTCGDPKGVVLTHENMAMFISGMNVFMDQFEDKMTVDDVYLSFLPLAHILDRVIEEYFFHKGASVGFFHGNVKEISEDLMELKPTFFAGVPKVFDRVYEGIQKAIEDLIPRRRKIFHLLYKYKLFWMNRGYVNKHASPLADFLAFRKVKNKLGGRVRLMVSGAAPWSEEVEEFLRVTCCCYVLQGYGLTETCGLSTICFPDEMSMVGAVGVPSLYTELRLEEVPEMGYHPFSDPPRGEICLRGKTLFSGYYKNPELTTESIRDGWFHSGDIGEMLPNGAIKIIDRKKNLIKLSQGEYVALEYLEKVYIITPIIEDIWVYGDSFKSMLVAVVVPNEENTKKWADQNGYKGTFTDLCSLKELRTHIFSELTIAGERNKLRGFEQVKGIVLEPQTFELIPGLLTPTMKKRRDKMLKHYQEEIDDLYCNLAKWK